Proteins from a genomic interval of Polyodon spathula isolate WHYD16114869_AA chromosome 1, ASM1765450v1, whole genome shotgun sequence:
- the LOC121325676 gene encoding spondin-2-like, with protein sequence MEKLISVCKPSQVSWVALLTVLGCASALPVDVDSVCTAGGHAKYRLAFTGKWSQAAFPKQYPLFRPPAQWSPIIAVTHSSDYHIWRRNEYASTGVREFAEKGEAWTLMKEVELAGEKIQSVYGIFSAPAITSGTGQNSADFEVFARHSLLSFIVRIVPSPDWFVGVDSLNLCEGDQWKEQLSLDLYPFDAGTDSGFTFSSPNFATIPQDTVTQITSSSPSHPANSFYYPRLKHLPPIARVTVTKLKENHIMSLPKDLSQSNLIPIGNEIESLTNTPLDCEVSMWSPWGLCKGKCGQTGTKHRTRYISLRPANDGEACPNLEDERECEPDNCV encoded by the exons ATGGAAAAGCTGATATCTGTTTGTAAACCAAGTCAAGTTTCCTGGGTTGCCCTCCTCACAGTGCTGGGCTGTGCTAGTGCCCTGCCTGTGGATGTGGATTCTGTCTGCACAGCGGGAGGACATGCAAAGTACAGACTTGCCTTCACTGGGAAATGGAGTCAGGCTGCTTTTCCAAAGCAATACCCTCTCTTTAGACCCCCGGCACAGTGGTCACCAATCATAG CTGTAACTCATAGTTCTGACTACCACATATGGCGAAGAAACGAATATGCCAGTACCGGGGTGAGAGAGTTTGCTGAGAAAGGAGAAGCCTGGACGTTAATGAAGGAGGTGGAGTTGGCTGGGGAGAAGATTCAGAGTGTTTATGGGATTTTCTCTGCCCCAGCGATCACCAGTGGGACTGGCCAGAATTCAGCCGATTTTGAAGTCTTTGCAAGGCACTCCTTa CTTTCTTTCATTGTGCGGATCGTGCCCAGCCCGGATTGGTTTGTAGGTGTGGACAGTCTGAACCTGTGCGAGGGGGATCAGTGGAAAGAGCAGCTGTCCCTGGATCTTTACCCATTCGACGCAGGCACAGACAGTGGCTTCACCTTTTCATCTCCAAACTTCGCAACCATACCACAGGACACTGTTACTCAG ATAACCTCTTCATCTCCAAGCCACCCAGCAAACTCCTTCTACTATCCCAGACTGAAGCATTTGCCTCCCATCGCAAGAGTCACAGTCACAAAGCTGAAGGAAAACCATATTATGAGCCTGCCTAAAGACCTGTCCCAATCCAATCTCATCCCTATAGGCAATGAAATAGAGTCACTTACAA ATACACCTCTTGACTGTGAAGTTTCCATGTGGTCACCCTGGGGGCTGTGCAAAGGGAAGTGTGGCCAGACAGGCACCAAGCACAGAACGCGTTACATCAGCCTACGACCCGCCAATGACGGTGAGGCCTGTCCCAACCTTGAGGATGAGAGGGAGTGCGAACCTGACAACTGCGTCTGA